The following coding sequences lie in one Arachis hypogaea cultivar Tifrunner chromosome 9, arahy.Tifrunner.gnm2.J5K5, whole genome shotgun sequence genomic window:
- the LOC112709592 gene encoding exocyst complex component EXO70C1-like, whose translation MEKSFSFSSYHFSAASQKQRDKDLESSSSIRGGPQWKSAGGEEELAAFFHDHDTILQVSEEVDGFLETSATTPPLLHVPDCVHRLTKILDSMVYRYNTGKSKLGKDAEDDDLFLAVVDRISKISAILSTFPCDPSVLDKTTFSLEKAMSFLEKHLCTILQDPKSSTTTTTPTSSNHGSFRSGSGSESKPKPPKKSSSFGSLTQVHDAALCSPFDLVNLSDPPIIPTLSSHQDQDQDTSFPAFSPEKVSLMNKIATSMIAAGYQTECCVAFASFRRIAFKTALQEFGYVSVGMEEIHKMQWEMLEGEIATWNNAVRHCITVLFNGEKKLYASVFPNQQSISQNLLSDLARAVIIHFLNFAQGVVLTLLTVEKLFKFLDMYETLRDVVEIAIADGSYLERCRKELAHEIATTKLRIAEATMAMFRDLENSVKGDNDRVPVPNGAIHPLTRYVMNYLEYACEYKDTLEQVLRQCLHDDYHSCRYYSPIRKIELEEDDGTPKNSALAIQLMTIMDLLSLNLEYKAMLYKDFALRSVFLMNNGRYIVQKVKGCKDLHQCMGDNWCRKRQSGLKLHHKDYRTETWSKVLNCLSTDGLQGNTSSVLSPRANKDKKPKQEVKDKFKRFNSTFEDIYKTQSSWVVSDEQLKSELRASIAALVIPAYRSFYGRFKHHLNSSRHVDKYIKYHPEDIEALIEELFDGGTSKRKS comes from the coding sequence ATGGAGAAATCCTTCAGTTTTTCATCATATCATTTTAGCGCTGCTTCTCAGAAACAGAGAGACAAGGATTTGGAATCATCATCATCCATTCGCGGCGGCCCGCAATGGAAATCAGCCGGAGGAGAGGAGGAACTGGCGGCATTCTTCCACGACCACGACACCATCCTACAAGTTTCCGAGGAAGTGGATGGTTTCCTTGAAACCAGTGCTACCACTCCTCCTCTTCTACATGTCCCTGATTGCGTTCACCGTCTAACCAAGATATTGGATTCCATGGTGTATAGATACAACACCGGTAAAAGCAAGTTGGGAAAAGATGCAGAAGATGATGACTTGTTTCTCGCCGTTGTGGATCGCATCTCAAAGATCTCTGCTATTCTCTCTACCTTCCCCTGTGATCCCTCTGTCTTGGACAAAACTACCTTCTCCTTGGAAAAAGCTATGTCGTTCTTGGAGAAACATCTCTGCACCATTTTACAGGATCCAAAatcatccaccaccaccaccacccctaCCTCCAGCAACCACGGCAGCTTTCGATCCGGATCCGGATCCGAATCCAAACCTAAACCTCCTAAAAAATCATCTTCCTTCGGTTCTCTTACTCAAGTTCATGATGCGGCGCTTTGTTCTCCCTTtgaccttgtaaatctcagtgaTCCTCCTATCATACCTACTCTATCGTCTCATCAGGATCAAGATCAAGATACATCGTTCCCTGCATTCTCTCCGGAGAAAGTTTCACTCATGAACAAGATCGCCACCTCCATGATCGCCGCGGGATATCAAACGGAGTGTTGCGTGGCTTTCGCCAGCTTCAGGAGGATCGCCTTCAAAACCGCGCTGCAAGAGTTCGGGTACGTGAGCGTAGGCATGGAAGAGATCCATAAAATGCAATGGGAAATGCTGGAAGGAGAGATTGCCACGTGGAACAACGCGGTTCGACATTGCATAACCGTTTTGTTCAACGGCGAAAAAAAGCTCTACGCCTCAGTTTTCCCCAATCAACAATCCATATCTCAAAACCTCTTGAGCGATCTTGCACGCGCCGTAATCATTCATTTCCTGAACTTCGCACAAGGTGTCGTGTTAACATTGCTCACCGTAGAGAAGCTGTTCAAGTTTCTAGACATGTATGAGACGCTGAGGGACGTGGTGGAGATCGCCATCGCCGACGGTTCTTACTTAGAGAGGTGCAGGAAGGAGCTGGCGCACGAGATAGCCACCACCAAGCTTCGAATAGCAGAGGCCACCATGGCCATGTTTCGCGACTTGGAAAATTCTGTTAAGGGTGACAACGACAGGGTTCCGGTTCCAAACGGCGCAATTCATCCATTGACGCGCTATGTGATGAATTATCTGGAGTATGCTTGCGAGTACAAGGACACATTGGAACAAGTTCTGCGACAATGCCTTCATGATGATTATCATAGTTGCCGTTATTACAGTCCTATCCGCAAAATCGAGTTAGAGGAGGACGATGGAACGCCTAAGAATTCAGCCTTGGCGATTCAGTTAATGACAATCATGGACCTGTTGAGCTTGAATCTTGAGTACAAGGCCATGTTGTATAAGGATTTTGCATTGAGAAGTGTTTTCTTGATGAATAATGGGAGGTACATAGTGCAGAAGGTGAAAGGTTGCAAAGATCTTCACCAATGCATGGGTGACAATTGGTGTAGAAAGAGGCAATCCGGGTTAAAACTGCACCATAAAGATTACCGGACAGAAACATGGTCTAAGGTTTTGAACTGCCTTAGTACAGATGGACTTCAAGGAAACACGAGTAGTGTGTTAAGCCCGAGAGCCAATAAAGATAAAAAGCCGAAACAAGAGGTAAAAGATAAGTTTAAACGTTTCAATAGCACGTTTGAAGATATATATAAAACGCAGAGTTCTTGGGTGGTTAGTGATGAACAGCTTAAGTCTGAGCTCAGAGCTTCAATAGCTGCTTTGGTGATCCCAGCTTACCGCTCCTTTTATGGCAGATTCAAGCACCATTTAAATTCTAGTAGACATGTTGACAAGTATATTAAGTATCATCCTGAAGATATTGAGGCTTTAATTGAAGAACTATTTGATGGGGGTACTTCTAAAAGGAAATCGTGA